In Phocoena phocoena chromosome 19, mPhoPho1.1, whole genome shotgun sequence, a genomic segment contains:
- the CSF3 gene encoding granulocyte colony-stimulating factor, with translation MKLMALQLLLWHSALLTVQEATPLGPASSLPQSFLLKCLEQVRKIQADGAELQERLCTTHKLCHPEELVLLGHSLGIPQASLSSCSSQTLQLTACLSQLHGGLFLYQGLLQALAGISPELAPTLDILQLDVTDFATNIWLQMEDLGVAPAMQPTQGPMPTFTSAFQRRAGGVLVASKLQSFLELAYRVLRYLAEP, from the exons ATGAAGCTGATGG CCCTGCAGCTGCTGCTCTGGCACAGTGCGCTCTTGACGGTGCAAGAAGCCACACCCCTCGGCCCTGCCAGCTCCCTGCCCCAGAGCTTCCTGCTTAAGTGCTTAGAGCAAGTGAGGAAAATCCAGGCTGATGGCGCTGAGCTGCAGGAGAGGCTG TGCACCACCCACAAGCTGTGCCACCCCGAGGAGCTGGTACTGCTTGGGCACTCTCTGGGCATCCCCCAGGCTTCCCTGAGTAGCTGCTCCAGCCAGACCCTGCAGCTG ACAGCCTGCCTGAGCCAACTGCATGGCGGCCTCTTCCTCTACCAGGGCCTCCTGCAGGCCCTGGCGGGGATCTCCCCAGAGTTGGCCCCCACCTTGGACATACTGCAGCTGGACGTCACCGACTTTGCCACCAACATCTGGCTGCAG ATGGAAGACCTGGGGGTGGCCCCTGCCATGCAGCCCACCCAGGGCCCCATGCCGACCTTCACCTCAGCCTTCCAGCGCCGGGCAGGAGGGGTCCTGGTTGCTTCCAAGCTGCAGAGCTTCCTGGAGCTCGCGTACCGTGTCCTGCGCTACCTGGCCGAGCCCTGA